The proteins below come from a single Agrococcus beijingensis genomic window:
- the panB gene encoding 3-methyl-2-oxobutanoate hydroxymethyltransferase → MAESDGVQEQAAPYGGGAGGQKRVRTRHFQQAKRDGVKIVGLTSYDFLSAQVFDRAGIDFLLVGDSAGNTVFGYDTTLAVTVDELIPLTRAVARAAKRALVVADLPFGSYETNPREAVHTAIRFMKETGAHAVKLEGGERSAEQIRRIVEAGIPVMAHIGYTPQSEHGLGGHVIQARGDAGAEQLLRDARAVEQAGAFAVVLEMVPSDSAKRVTEALSIPTLSVGAGPHCDGQLLVWSDWAGMTSGRIPKFVKQYAQLAQTLEDAAVAFRADVSSGAYPAPEHEYQ, encoded by the coding sequence ATGGCAGAGAGCGACGGCGTTCAGGAGCAGGCGGCACCCTACGGAGGCGGCGCAGGCGGGCAGAAGCGGGTGCGCACCCGCCACTTCCAGCAGGCGAAGCGCGACGGGGTGAAGATCGTCGGGCTCACGAGCTACGACTTCCTCTCGGCGCAGGTGTTCGACCGCGCGGGCATCGACTTCCTGCTGGTCGGCGACTCGGCGGGCAACACGGTCTTCGGCTACGACACCACGCTGGCCGTGACCGTCGACGAGCTGATCCCCCTCACCCGCGCCGTCGCGCGCGCCGCGAAGCGCGCCCTGGTGGTCGCCGACCTGCCGTTCGGCTCCTACGAGACCAACCCTCGCGAGGCGGTGCACACCGCGATCCGCTTCATGAAGGAGACGGGCGCGCACGCGGTGAAGCTCGAGGGCGGCGAGCGCTCCGCCGAGCAGATCCGCCGCATCGTCGAGGCCGGCATCCCGGTGATGGCGCACATCGGCTACACCCCGCAGTCGGAGCACGGGCTGGGCGGTCACGTGATCCAGGCGCGCGGCGATGCGGGAGCCGAGCAGCTGCTGCGCGACGCCCGCGCGGTCGAGCAGGCCGGTGCCTTCGCGGTCGTGCTCGAGATGGTGCCCTCCGACTCGGCGAAGCGCGTCACCGAGGCGCTCTCGATCCCGACGCTCTCGGTCGGCGCGGGCCCGCACTGCGACGGCCAGCTGCTCGTGTGGAGCGACTGGGCCGGCATGACGAGCGGTCGCATCCCGAAGTTCGTCAAGCAGTACGCGCAGCTGGCGCAGACGCTCGAGGATGCCGCGGTCGCGTTCCGCGCCGACGTCTCGAGCGGCGCCTACCCGGCGCCCGAGCACGAGTACCAGTAG
- the ppgK gene encoding polyphosphate--glucose phosphotransferase → MAKSKDTAVGVDIGGTGVKAALVDVRSGELLSDRVKVPTPEGGEPDAIRDAVVELVGRLDIDQHTPIGVTFPAIVRHGRTMSAANVSKAWIGLAAEALFEQALGRDIHFVNDADAAGFAEDHYGAAKDASGLVIMTTLGTGIGGALIYNGVLIPNAELGHLELDGHDAETRASNRAREREELSWEAWAERLQRYYSHLEFLFSPDLLVVGGGVSKSSEKFLPLLQLATPIVPAKLRNNAGIIGAAALARGV, encoded by the coding sequence GTGGCGAAGTCAAAGGACACAGCAGTCGGCGTCGACATCGGCGGCACGGGCGTCAAGGCGGCCCTCGTCGACGTCAGGAGCGGCGAGCTGCTCAGCGATCGTGTGAAGGTGCCGACGCCGGAGGGCGGTGAGCCGGACGCGATCCGCGATGCGGTGGTCGAGCTCGTCGGCAGGCTCGACATCGACCAGCACACGCCGATCGGCGTGACCTTCCCCGCGATCGTGCGCCACGGTCGCACGATGAGCGCCGCGAACGTCTCGAAGGCGTGGATCGGGCTGGCCGCCGAAGCGCTGTTCGAGCAGGCCCTGGGTCGCGACATCCACTTCGTGAACGACGCCGACGCCGCGGGCTTCGCCGAGGACCACTACGGAGCGGCCAAGGATGCGTCGGGTCTCGTGATCATGACGACGCTCGGCACGGGCATCGGCGGCGCGCTCATCTACAACGGCGTGCTCATCCCGAACGCCGAGCTCGGCCACCTCGAGCTCGACGGCCACGACGCCGAGACCCGCGCGTCGAACCGGGCGCGCGAGCGCGAGGAGCTGAGCTGGGAGGCGTGGGCCGAGCGGCTGCAGCGCTACTACAGCCACCTCGAGTTCCTCTTCTCGCCCGACCTGCTCGTGGTCGGCGGCGGCGTCTCGAAGTCGTCGGAGAAGTTCCTGCCGCTGCTGCAGCTGGCGACCCCGATCGTGCCGGCGAAGCTGCGCAACAACGCCGGCATCATCGGCGCCGCGGCGCTCGCTCGCGGCGTCTGA
- the map gene encoding type I methionyl aminopeptidase yields the protein MPKDSAGHLIPGRIGPDRPVDASIARPEYVGRPAPAKHTGGDVYDDETIERIRAAGTIAADAIMAVGAAVQPGVTTDQLDAIGHEFVTGHGAYPSTLGYRGFRKSVCSSVNEVICHGIPDDTVLEPGDIVNIDITAFKDGVHGDSNRTFIVGEARQEVADLVERTEESLRRAIRTVMPGRRVNVIGRAIEMYAKRFGYGVVRDFTGHGVGTSFHSGLIIPHYDTDRYDAEIVPGMVFTIEPMLTLGTHEWEGWDDGWTVVTRDRSITAQFEHTIVVREHGAEILTLPSA from the coding sequence ATGCCGAAGGACTCTGCAGGTCACCTGATCCCCGGCCGCATCGGTCCCGATCGACCCGTGGACGCATCCATCGCCCGTCCCGAGTACGTCGGCAGGCCCGCGCCCGCCAAGCACACCGGCGGCGACGTCTACGACGACGAGACGATCGAGCGGATCCGCGCGGCGGGCACGATCGCCGCCGACGCGATCATGGCGGTCGGTGCGGCCGTGCAGCCCGGCGTCACCACCGACCAGCTCGACGCGATCGGCCACGAGTTCGTCACCGGCCACGGCGCCTACCCGTCGACGCTCGGCTACCGCGGGTTCCGGAAGTCGGTCTGCTCGAGCGTCAACGAGGTGATCTGCCACGGGATCCCCGATGACACCGTGCTCGAGCCCGGTGACATCGTCAACATCGACATCACCGCCTTCAAGGACGGCGTGCACGGCGACTCGAACCGCACGTTCATCGTGGGCGAGGCGCGCCAGGAGGTCGCCGACCTGGTGGAGCGCACCGAGGAGTCGCTGCGCCGCGCGATCAGGACGGTGATGCCGGGTCGGCGCGTCAACGTGATCGGCCGCGCGATCGAGATGTACGCGAAGCGCTTCGGCTACGGCGTGGTGCGCGACTTCACCGGCCACGGCGTGGGCACCTCGTTCCACTCCGGCCTGATCATCCCCCACTACGACACCGACCGCTACGACGCCGAGATCGTGCCCGGCATGGTCTTCACGATCGAGCCGATGCTCACGCTCGGCACCCACGAGTGGGAGGGCTGGGACGACGGCTGGACCGTCGTGACCCGCGATCGCTCCATCACCGCGCAGTTCGAGCACACCATCGTGGTGCGCGAGCACGGCGCCGAGATCCTCACCCTCCCCTCGGCCTGA
- a CDS encoding DUF1697 domain-containing protein has product MRVALLLRGVNVGGVTVRSADLRALLTDAGLDDVVTVLASGNAVVTATDASAAAETAEVALDKAYGRRIRVLGIAIDALATVVEAYPHGEDDDHTPYVVFELEAGVAKELAALEPGDDEAIAAAGGVVHWSNPKGTTLTSPFAKALERTAKDRVTTRNLRTLRKVLAAA; this is encoded by the coding sequence ATGCGCGTCGCGCTGCTGCTGCGGGGCGTCAACGTCGGCGGCGTCACGGTGCGCTCCGCCGACCTGCGGGCGCTGCTGACCGACGCGGGGCTCGACGACGTCGTGACGGTGCTCGCGAGCGGCAACGCGGTGGTGACGGCGACGGATGCGTCTGCCGCGGCCGAGACCGCGGAGGTCGCGTTGGACAAGGCCTACGGCAGGCGGATCCGCGTGCTGGGCATCGCGATCGATGCGCTCGCGACGGTGGTCGAGGCATACCCGCACGGCGAGGACGACGACCACACGCCCTACGTGGTCTTCGAGCTGGAGGCCGGGGTCGCGAAGGAGCTGGCAGCGCTCGAGCCGGGCGACGACGAGGCGATCGCGGCCGCCGGGGGCGTCGTCCACTGGTCGAACCCGAAGGGCACGACGCTGACCAGCCCGTTCGCGAAGGCGCTCGAGCGCACCGCGAAGGATCGTGTCACGACGCGCAACCTGCGCACGCTGCGCAAGGTGCTCGCCGCCGCCTGA
- the glnA gene encoding type I glutamate--ammonia ligase gives MDKQRDFVLRTIEERGVKFVRLWFTDVLGTLKSVAIAPAEVEGAFTEGLGIDGSSIEGLSRSSEADVIAQADPSTFQILPWRGEIDPTARMFCDISTPDGQPAAADPRHVLKRTLAKAADRGFSFYTHPECEFYLLKSADVRNPEPVDRAGYFDNVPGGTAHDFRRASVRMLEDIGISVEFSHHEAGPGQNEIDLRYADALSTADNIMTFRTVVKEVAIQEGVYATFMPKPFAGQPGSGMHTHMSLFEGERNAFHDPAGQYRLSKVGRQFMAGLLHHAPEFTAVTNQFVNSYKRMWSGDEAPSYVSWGHNNRSALVRVPLSKPNKAQSARVEYRGLDSAANPYLAFSVLLAAGLKGIEEGYELPEEATEDIWSLSNKERRALGYKSLPASLDRALNEMEESELVAETLGEQVFEYFLRNKREDWKQYRAQVTQVELESNLLSL, from the coding sequence ATGGACAAGCAGCGGGACTTCGTGCTTCGCACGATCGAGGAGCGCGGCGTCAAGTTCGTGCGCCTGTGGTTCACGGATGTGCTGGGCACGCTGAAGTCGGTGGCCATCGCGCCCGCCGAGGTCGAGGGCGCCTTCACCGAGGGCCTCGGCATCGACGGCTCGTCGATCGAGGGGCTGTCGCGCTCGTCGGAGGCCGACGTCATCGCGCAGGCCGACCCGTCGACGTTCCAGATCCTGCCCTGGCGCGGTGAGATCGACCCGACCGCCCGCATGTTCTGCGACATCTCGACCCCCGACGGCCAGCCCGCGGCCGCCGACCCCCGGCACGTGCTGAAGCGCACGCTCGCGAAGGCCGCCGATCGCGGCTTCAGCTTCTACACGCACCCGGAGTGCGAGTTCTACCTGCTGAAGTCGGCCGATGTGCGCAACCCCGAGCCCGTCGACCGCGCCGGCTACTTCGACAACGTGCCCGGCGGCACCGCGCACGACTTCCGCCGCGCGAGCGTGCGCATGCTCGAGGACATCGGCATCTCGGTCGAGTTCTCGCACCACGAGGCCGGTCCCGGCCAGAACGAGATCGACCTGCGCTACGCAGACGCGCTCTCGACCGCCGACAACATCATGACCTTCCGCACGGTGGTGAAGGAGGTCGCCATCCAGGAGGGCGTCTACGCCACCTTCATGCCGAAGCCCTTCGCCGGTCAGCCGGGCAGCGGCATGCACACGCACATGTCGCTGTTCGAGGGCGAGCGCAACGCGTTCCACGACCCCGCCGGGCAGTACCGCCTGTCGAAGGTCGGCCGCCAGTTCATGGCCGGGCTGCTGCACCACGCGCCCGAGTTCACCGCCGTCACCAACCAGTTCGTGAACTCCTACAAGCGCATGTGGTCGGGCGATGAGGCGCCCAGCTACGTCAGCTGGGGCCACAACAACCGCTCCGCGCTCGTGCGCGTGCCGCTGTCGAAGCCGAACAAGGCGCAGTCGGCGCGGGTCGAGTACCGCGGCCTCGACTCGGCCGCGAACCCCTACCTGGCGTTCTCGGTGCTGCTGGCTGCGGGCCTGAAGGGCATCGAGGAGGGCTACGAGCTGCCCGAGGAGGCGACCGAGGACATCTGGTCGCTCTCGAACAAGGAGCGCAGGGCCCTCGGCTACAAGTCGCTGCCCGCCAGCCTCGACCGCGCGCTGAACGAGATGGAGGAGTCGGAGCTCGTCGCCGAGACCCTCGGCGAGCAGGTCTTCGAGTACTTCCTGCGCAACAAGCGCGAGGACTGGAAGCAGTACCGCGCGCAGGTCACCCAGGTCGAGCTCGAGTCGAACCTGCTCTCGCTCTAG
- a CDS encoding SPOR domain-containing protein gives MTEYWYNLETGVVEEGMVSPGYDRAGPFSSREEAARAPEIIKERSRAWAAEDAAQDGWRGEDSGGEGSEGGAEASEDDPAQR, from the coding sequence ATGACCGAGTACTGGTACAACCTCGAGACCGGTGTCGTCGAGGAGGGCATGGTCTCTCCCGGGTACGACCGCGCCGGTCCCTTCAGCTCCCGCGAGGAGGCGGCGCGGGCACCCGAGATCATCAAGGAGCGCTCGCGCGCCTGGGCGGCGGAGGATGCCGCGCAGGACGGCTGGCGTGGAGAGGACTCCGGCGGCGAGGGCTCCGAGGGCGGCGCCGAGGCGTCGGAGGACGACCCGGCGCAGCGCTGA
- a CDS encoding zinc ribbon domain-containing protein encodes MALKATNGDQRRLLVLQEADTRVVRLTAKLKSLPQVKRIAELDAQLALLDRAVLERLGANDDAAAEVARIESDVKVVEARLAKDRERLQSTNDAKTATATEHEIVTLERRRGELEDLELEAMQAQEDAAAALEAARAEAQAARDERDRLEAERAAEAAGLEQELADARAVRDDRAAPVPADLLALYEKQRARYGIGATLLQHRTSTASGVELTAAELHQIRQAPEDEVIIDPNSSAILVRTEESGI; translated from the coding sequence ATGGCACTGAAGGCGACCAACGGCGACCAGCGACGGCTGCTCGTCCTGCAGGAGGCCGACACCCGCGTCGTCCGCCTCACCGCGAAGCTCAAGTCGCTGCCGCAGGTCAAGCGCATCGCCGAGCTCGACGCGCAGCTGGCGCTGCTCGACCGCGCGGTGCTCGAGCGCCTCGGCGCCAACGACGACGCGGCCGCCGAGGTGGCGCGCATCGAGAGCGACGTGAAGGTCGTCGAGGCACGGCTCGCGAAGGACCGCGAGCGGCTGCAGTCGACGAACGACGCCAAGACCGCGACCGCCACCGAGCACGAGATCGTCACGCTCGAGCGCCGCCGCGGCGAGCTCGAGGACCTCGAGCTCGAGGCGATGCAGGCGCAGGAGGATGCCGCCGCCGCGCTCGAAGCCGCGCGCGCCGAGGCGCAGGCGGCGCGCGACGAGCGCGATCGGCTCGAGGCGGAGCGCGCAGCCGAGGCCGCCGGCCTCGAGCAGGAGCTCGCCGACGCCCGCGCGGTGCGCGACGACCGGGCCGCGCCCGTGCCCGCCGACCTGCTGGCGCTCTACGAGAAGCAGCGCGCTCGCTACGGCATCGGCGCGACGCTGCTGCAGCACCGCACCTCCACCGCGTCGGGCGTCGAGCTGACGGCCGCCGAGCTGCATCAGATCCGGCAGGCGCCCGAGGACGAGGTCATCATCGACCCCAACTCGTCGGCGATCCTCGTGCGCACGGAGGAGAGCGGCATCTAG
- a CDS encoding PTS fructose transporter subunit IIABC — MPQILTPDLVVLDADLGADKEAVIRALAARAAGTDRVVDGDGLAAAVLERESLTPTGMGAGIAIPHCKSAAVREPSLAFARLDPPVDFGAPDGPADLVFMIMAPDGAAETHLAVLSRLAGSLIDEQFTDALRAASSPAEVVALVEGVVADRDEADAAPVAEGARSIVAVTACPTGIAHTYMAADALKAAAERAGVRIDVETQGSSGTKRLDPAVIAAADAVVFAVDVDVRDRGRFAGKPFVQVPVKRGIDAPDALIQEALGHADDPKGPRVAGSASSEAAPAQPSGSLGGTVKRALLTGVSYMIPFVAGGGLLLALGFLLGGFEIAFVVEGTSLSTAQQVALGSSLWNLPDGGLLYYLGCVAFAIGQASMGFLVPALAGYIAYGIADRPGIAPGFVAGAVSGLMGAGFLGGIVGGLLAGLAAWWIGTWRVPSWMRGLMPVVIIPLLASIFASGLMVVLLGGPIAAISNALTGFLSGLSGTAAILLGLLLGTMMAFDLGGPVNKVAYAFAVAGLSEGTPENPAPWMIMAAVMAAGMVPPLGMALATVLDRKLFTKAEQENGKAAWLLGASFISEGAIPFAAADPLRVIPASILGAATTGAISMAAGVTSQAPHGGIFVFFAIGSIGMFVVAIVVGTIITGLAVVALKRWARRRPAAEVAAEPTLVTA, encoded by the coding sequence ATGCCCCAGATCCTCACCCCCGACCTGGTCGTGCTCGACGCCGATCTCGGCGCCGACAAGGAGGCCGTCATCCGGGCGCTCGCCGCCCGCGCGGCCGGCACCGACCGGGTGGTCGACGGCGACGGCCTCGCCGCAGCCGTGCTCGAGCGCGAGTCGCTCACGCCCACCGGCATGGGCGCCGGCATCGCGATCCCGCACTGCAAGTCGGCGGCGGTGCGCGAGCCCAGCCTGGCCTTCGCGCGCCTCGACCCGCCGGTCGACTTCGGCGCTCCCGACGGCCCCGCCGACCTGGTCTTCATGATCATGGCGCCCGACGGCGCGGCCGAGACCCACCTGGCAGTGCTCTCGAGGCTCGCCGGCTCGCTGATCGACGAGCAGTTCACCGACGCGCTCCGCGCCGCCTCGAGCCCCGCAGAGGTGGTCGCGCTCGTCGAGGGCGTCGTCGCCGACCGCGACGAGGCCGACGCCGCCCCGGTCGCCGAGGGCGCCCGCAGCATCGTCGCCGTCACCGCCTGCCCGACCGGCATCGCGCACACCTACATGGCGGCGGATGCGCTCAAGGCCGCGGCCGAGCGCGCGGGCGTGCGCATCGACGTCGAGACGCAGGGCTCGAGCGGCACGAAGCGCCTCGATCCGGCGGTGATCGCGGCGGCGGACGCCGTGGTCTTCGCCGTCGACGTCGACGTGCGCGATCGCGGCCGCTTCGCCGGCAAGCCCTTCGTGCAGGTGCCGGTGAAGCGCGGCATCGACGCCCCTGACGCGCTCATCCAGGAGGCGCTCGGCCACGCCGACGACCCGAAGGGCCCGCGCGTGGCGGGCAGCGCCTCGAGCGAGGCCGCCCCGGCGCAGCCGAGCGGCTCGCTGGGCGGCACCGTCAAGCGCGCGCTGCTGACCGGCGTCAGCTACATGATCCCCTTCGTCGCCGGCGGCGGTCTGCTGCTCGCGCTCGGCTTCCTGCTGGGCGGCTTCGAGATCGCCTTCGTCGTCGAGGGCACCTCGCTCTCGACGGCGCAGCAGGTCGCCCTCGGCTCGTCGCTCTGGAACCTGCCCGACGGCGGCCTGCTCTACTACCTCGGCTGCGTCGCGTTCGCGATCGGCCAGGCGTCGATGGGCTTCCTCGTGCCGGCGCTCGCCGGGTACATCGCCTACGGCATCGCCGACCGGCCCGGCATCGCGCCCGGCTTCGTCGCCGGCGCCGTCTCCGGGCTCATGGGCGCCGGCTTCCTCGGCGGCATCGTCGGCGGTCTGCTCGCCGGCCTCGCCGCGTGGTGGATCGGCACCTGGCGGGTGCCGTCGTGGATGCGCGGCCTCATGCCCGTCGTGATCATCCCGCTGCTCGCATCGATCTTCGCCTCGGGGCTGATGGTCGTGCTGCTCGGCGGGCCGATCGCGGCGATCTCGAACGCGCTCACCGGCTTCCTCAGCGGGCTCAGCGGCACGGCGGCGATCCTGCTCGGCCTGCTGCTCGGCACCATGATGGCCTTCGACCTCGGCGGCCCGGTGAACAAGGTCGCCTACGCCTTCGCGGTCGCCGGCCTGTCGGAGGGCACCCCGGAGAACCCGGCGCCGTGGATGATCATGGCGGCCGTCATGGCGGCCGGCATGGTGCCGCCGCTCGGCATGGCGCTCGCGACGGTGCTCGACCGGAAGCTGTTCACGAAGGCGGAGCAGGAGAACGGCAAGGCCGCGTGGCTCCTCGGCGCATCGTTCATCTCGGAGGGCGCGATCCCCTTCGCGGCCGCCGACCCGCTCCGCGTCATCCCCGCATCGATCCTCGGCGCCGCCACCACCGGGGCGATCTCGATGGCCGCAGGCGTCACGAGCCAGGCGCCCCACGGCGGCATCTTCGTCTTCTTCGCCATCGGCAGCATCGGCATGTTCGTCGTGGCGATCGTCGTCGGCACCATCATCACGGGGCTCGCGGTCGTGGCGCTCAAGCGCTGGGCGCGTCGACGCCCGGCCGCGGAGGTCGCGGCAGAGCCGACGCTCGTGACCGCCTGA
- a CDS encoding DeoR/GlpR family DNA-binding transcription regulator, producing the protein MEAPMLATQRHDEIAARLRSQGRVLVAEIARELSITPETARRDLDALERAGVARRVHGGAVSAGRSSLIETAVAERADANAEGKRRIARLACDRLLASGATSLLLDAGTTTAALAAELVATWPRTDAPRLVVATHAPAIAQVLAAHPSIETHVIGGRIRAVTGAAVGAQTVLAIAALRPDVVVLGTNGLDSAGASTPDPDEAAVKAAIVAAGRRVALLADSSKLGETSLCRFAGLDQIDILLTDAAPDAGLAEALAQAGCEVVSA; encoded by the coding sequence ATGGAAGCACCGATGCTCGCCACCCAGCGCCACGATGAGATCGCCGCACGACTGCGTTCGCAGGGCCGCGTGCTCGTCGCGGAGATCGCCCGCGAGCTGAGCATCACGCCCGAGACCGCCCGCCGCGACCTCGACGCGCTCGAGCGCGCCGGCGTGGCCCGTCGCGTGCACGGCGGCGCCGTCAGCGCGGGTCGCTCGAGCCTCATCGAGACGGCCGTCGCCGAGCGCGCCGACGCCAACGCCGAGGGCAAGCGCCGCATCGCCCGGCTCGCCTGCGACCGGCTGCTCGCCTCCGGCGCGACGAGCCTGCTGCTCGACGCCGGCACGACGACCGCGGCGCTGGCCGCCGAGCTCGTCGCGACCTGGCCGCGCACCGACGCCCCGCGCCTCGTCGTGGCGACGCACGCCCCCGCCATCGCGCAGGTGCTCGCCGCCCACCCGTCGATCGAGACGCACGTGATCGGCGGCCGCATCCGCGCCGTGACCGGCGCCGCGGTCGGCGCGCAGACCGTGCTGGCGATAGCCGCGCTGCGGCCCGACGTCGTGGTGCTGGGCACCAACGGCCTCGACAGCGCGGGCGCCAGCACGCCCGACCCCGACGAGGCCGCCGTGAAGGCCGCGATCGTGGCGGCGGGCCGGCGCGTGGCGCTGCTCGCGGACTCCTCGAAGCTCGGCGAGACCTCGCTCTGCCGGTTCGCCGGGCTCGACCAGATCGACATCCTGCTCACCGACGCGGCCCCCGACGCCGGCCTCGCCGAAGCGCTGGCGCAGGCAGGCTGCGAGGTGGTGTCCGCATGA
- a CDS encoding 1-phosphofructokinase family hexose kinase yields MIVTLTLNPSIDRTVELTAPLQRSAVQRTAAPAVEVAAGKGVNVARVLAAAGVDARAIVMSRPDDPFARLLAGDGVDAVCVPVDAPVRTNLALTEPDGTTTKVNEPGAPLSDRAVAAMLDAVREHARAADWLVIAGSLPVGARPEIIVDAVRVAREANPAVRIAIDSSGAPLAAAVAHGRIDLAKPNDEELEELLGLPGGTIDGEDAAADAARALVRYGVAAVLLTLGGDGAILADGDGTLRALAPPTEVRSTVGAGDASLAGWLIAHARGDDAAGRLRQAVAHGSAAASMPGTGFPRLSDADATRVDVAPLDPAAAAAEAQER; encoded by the coding sequence ATGATCGTGACGCTGACCCTCAACCCCTCGATCGACCGCACCGTCGAGCTCACTGCGCCGCTGCAGCGCAGCGCGGTGCAGCGGACCGCGGCGCCGGCCGTCGAGGTGGCTGCGGGCAAGGGCGTCAACGTGGCGCGCGTGCTCGCTGCGGCGGGCGTGGACGCGCGGGCGATCGTGATGAGCCGCCCGGACGACCCCTTCGCGCGGCTGCTCGCCGGCGACGGCGTCGACGCGGTCTGCGTGCCCGTCGATGCGCCGGTGCGCACGAACCTCGCCCTCACCGAGCCCGACGGCACCACCACCAAGGTGAACGAGCCCGGCGCGCCGCTGAGCGACCGGGCCGTCGCGGCGATGCTCGACGCGGTGCGCGAGCACGCCCGCGCGGCCGACTGGCTCGTGATCGCGGGCTCGCTGCCCGTCGGCGCGCGCCCCGAGATCATCGTCGACGCCGTGCGCGTCGCCCGCGAGGCCAATCCCGCCGTCAGGATCGCGATCGACAGCTCTGGCGCTCCCCTCGCCGCGGCGGTCGCCCACGGCCGCATCGATCTCGCGAAGCCCAACGACGAGGAGCTCGAGGAGCTGCTCGGCCTGCCCGGCGGCACCATCGATGGCGAGGACGCCGCAGCCGACGCCGCGCGGGCACTGGTGCGCTACGGCGTCGCCGCGGTGCTGCTGACGCTCGGCGGCGACGGCGCCATCCTCGCCGACGGTGACGGCACCCTGCGCGCGCTCGCGCCGCCGACCGAGGTGCGCTCGACCGTGGGCGCGGGCGACGCCAGCCTCGCGGGCTGGCTGATCGCCCACGCCCGCGGTGACGACGCCGCCGGTCGCCTGCGCCAGGCCGTCGCGCACGGCTCCGCCGCCGCCTCGATGCCGGGCACCGGCTTCCCCCGACTCTCCGACGCCGACGCGACCCGCGTCGACGTCGCACCCCTCGACCCCGCGGCAGCCGCCGCCGAAGCACAGGAGCGATGA
- a CDS encoding Nif3-like dinuclear metal center hexameric protein, translating into MTTVGEVQRAVEALWPAATAEEWDAVGLIAGDPVDEVRRVLLAVDAVEATAAEAVDRSADLLLVHHPLLLRGATSVAATTPAGRVITRLVRERIALLAAHTNADAVDRGTSGALASLLGLTGVQPLVVNRVDPAKGLGRVGELPEPVALAELVRTLAGLLPAVAGGLRAAGDPQRSVRRIAICGGAGDSLLREPAVAAADVYITSDLRHHPASDARERHAAREGPALVDVSHWASESLWLQPAAEQLRLALPGVEVLVSEIRTDPWDFAVPQEEHTWH; encoded by the coding sequence ATGACGACCGTCGGAGAGGTGCAGCGCGCTGTCGAGGCGCTCTGGCCCGCGGCGACCGCCGAGGAGTGGGATGCGGTCGGCCTGATCGCGGGCGACCCGGTCGACGAGGTGCGGCGCGTGCTGCTCGCCGTCGACGCCGTCGAGGCGACGGCGGCCGAAGCCGTCGATCGCTCTGCCGACCTGCTGCTCGTGCACCACCCGCTGCTGCTGCGCGGCGCGACGAGCGTCGCCGCGACCACGCCCGCCGGCCGCGTCATCACTCGCCTGGTGCGCGAGCGCATCGCCCTGCTCGCGGCGCACACGAATGCGGATGCGGTCGATCGCGGCACGAGCGGAGCCCTCGCCTCGCTGCTGGGCCTCACCGGAGTGCAGCCGCTCGTCGTCAACCGCGTCGACCCCGCGAAGGGGCTGGGCCGGGTCGGCGAGCTGCCCGAGCCGGTCGCGCTCGCCGAGCTCGTGCGCACGCTGGCCGGTCTGCTGCCCGCGGTGGCGGGCGGCCTGCGCGCCGCCGGCGACCCGCAGCGCTCGGTGCGCCGCATCGCGATCTGCGGCGGCGCCGGCGACTCGCTGCTGCGCGAGCCCGCGGTGGCGGCCGCCGACGTCTACATCACCAGCGATCTGCGGCACCATCCCGCGTCCGACGCGCGCGAGCGCCACGCGGCCCGCGAGGGCCCCGCGCTCGTCGACGTGTCGCACTGGGCGAGCGAGTCGCTGTGGCTGCAGCCCGCCGCCGAGCAGCTGCGCCTCGCGCTGCCCGGCGTCGAGGTGCTGGTGAGCGAGATCAGGACTGACCCATGGGACTTCGCGGTCCCCCAGGAGGAGCACACATGGCACTGA
- a CDS encoding peroxiredoxin has translation MALQIGDDAPDFTLVDHTGEAVTLSELRGRPVVLVFYPAAFTGRCTGELCSIRDELSDFEGADAEVLAISVDTAASLGVFAAQEGLTFRLLSDFWPHGAVAQAYDAFLPERGVATRATYVIDREGRIADHFRVATSESRDLAAYRAALAKVA, from the coding sequence ATGGCACTGCAGATCGGCGATGACGCACCCGACTTCACGCTCGTCGACCACACCGGCGAGGCGGTCACGCTCTCCGAGCTGCGCGGCCGGCCGGTCGTGCTGGTGTTCTACCCGGCGGCGTTCACCGGCCGCTGCACGGGCGAGCTGTGCTCGATCCGCGACGAGCTGAGCGACTTCGAGGGCGCCGACGCCGAGGTGCTCGCGATCTCGGTCGACACCGCGGCCTCGCTCGGCGTCTTCGCCGCCCAGGAGGGCCTGACCTTTCGCCTGCTGAGCGACTTCTGGCCCCACGGCGCGGTGGCGCAGGCCTACGACGCGTTCCTGCCCGAGCGCGGCGTCGCGACGCGCGCCACCTACGTGATCGACCGGGAGGGACGCATCGCCGACCACTTCCGCGTCGCGACCTCGGAGTCGCGCGATCTCGCCGCGTACCGCGCCGCGCTGGCGAAGGTCGCCTGA